In the genome of Dermacentor silvarum isolate Dsil-2018 chromosome 1, BIME_Dsil_1.4, whole genome shotgun sequence, one region contains:
- the LOC119436542 gene encoding serine/arginine repetitive matrix protein 2, with product MAAVRQMSVPQAGLEAEERARSPSRDERRGSSSPRRSAVIPESTVVVAEPLSKSASQPSSFKVKLTRRDTSNKIVVDSTAVKPTTSSSDCERGKSKPNKAAGWKTSKFFSKTMSSAELLRGLKKLSVNTATTSTSDDPDAKPPSGGKVKFTMKKRNSSSDSAVNKDRSPEGLRSGEGSRKSSRESSDGSPNVSPRTSIDEGIVCKKEDILSLIHHTTKKKSSIGSVAVPAAGATSPKKLALRTTRSATIDPSGMATDPYEPTAENIPRIVSTPPAPRRGSTTLERSTSEEAKPSKSKRNSLSGKGAPQRSLEDAPPSPADEPSVRKSKRKQSGDAVREVKKETPEESAKEPPKKDESQVKWDEGNVVDAMLLGDAIEAFLRGSMGGTSAAMPATPKRVSFKKT from the coding sequence ATGGCCGCGGTGCGGCAGATGTCGGTGCCGCAGGCGGGGCTGGAGGCGGAGGAGCGAGCCCGGTCACCGTCGCGCGACGAGCGCCGCGGCTCGTCCAGCCCCCGGCGCTCGGCCGTCATTCCGGAGAGCACGGTGGTGGTGGCCGAGCCGCTGAGCAAGAGCGCCTCGCAGCCGTCGAGCTTCAAAGTCAAGCTCACGCGCCGCGACACCTCTAACAAGATCGTGGTAGACTCGACTGCCGTCAAACCAACCACCAGCTCCTCGGACTGCGAAAGAGGCAAGTCGAAGCCCAACAAAGCCGCGGGATGGAAGACGTCCAAGTTTTTCAGCAAGACGATGTCTTCAGCCGAGCTACTACGTGGCCTGAAGAAGCTCTCGGTGAACACCGCTACGACGAGCACCTCTGACGACCCGGACGCGAAGCCCCCTTCGGGTGGGAAGGTGAAGTTTACGATGAAAAAGCGCAACTCGTCCAGTGACTCGGCCGTGAACAAAGACCGCTCACCAGAAGGGCTGCGCAGCGGAGAGGGGTCGAGGAAGTCTTCGCGAGAGTCTTCGGATGGTTCTCCCAACGTGTCTCCACGAACGAGCATCGACGAAGGAATCGTCTGCAAGAAGGAAGACATCCTCTCCCTCATTCATCACACCACAAAGAAGAAGTCGTCTATTGGCTCCGTCGCAGTGCCGGCCGCCGGTGCCACTTCTCCCAAGAAGCTAGCACTGCGAACGACGCGTTCGGCCACCATTGACCCCTCGGGCATGGCCACCGATCCTTACGAGCCGACGGCCGAGAACATCCCCAGGATcgtgtcgacgccgccggcgccCCGCAGGGGCTCCACCACCCTTGAGCGCAGCACCAGCGAGGAGGCCAAGCCGAGCAAGTCGAAGCGCAACAGTTTGTCTGGCAAAGGCGCGCCCCAGAGGTCGCTGGAGGATGCGCCGCCGTCCCCAGCGGATGAGCCGAGCGTGCGCAAGTCCAAGCGGAAGCAGTCGGGCGACGCTGTTCGCGAGGTCAAGAAAGAGACTCCCGAAGAGAGCGCGAAGGAGCCGCCGAAAAAAGACGAGTCCCAGGTCAAGTGGGACGAGGGCAACGTTGTAGATGCCATGCTTCTTGGGGACGCCATCGAGGCCTTCCTCAGGGGCTCCATGGGTGGTACTTCGGCTGCTATGCCTGCGACGCCTAAGAGGGTCTCCTTCAAAAAGACGTGA